The Flavobacteriales bacterium genomic sequence CCATCATCATCCAACTGATGCGCAATGCAATGCTGGACGAACTGAGCAAGGATTATATCCGCACCGCCCGGGCCAAAGGACTCAAGGAATCCAGAGTGGTCGTTGGTCATGCATTCAGAAATGCATTGAATCCGGTAGTGACTGCCGTCTCGGGTTGGTTTGCTTCTTTGCTGGCAGGAGCGGTCTTCATCGAGTTCGTATTTGGATGGCAAGGCTTGGGACTGCAGGTCTACAATGCCCTCGTCAATGAGGATTTCCCAGTGGTCATCGGCTCGGTGATCGTGATATCCAGCATATTTGTCCTGATCAACATCGGAGTGGATATCCTTTATGGTATCATCGACCCGAGAGTTCGTATCAGCTGAGATGATCCTTTAATGCAGAAGCACGTATGAGAAAGAAACTAGTAGCAGGGAATTGGAAGATGAATCTTGATTTTGATGAGGCCAGACAGCTTTTTCATCAATTGAGCAAACTGGATTATGACAGCAAGGTCGTGGATATGCTCATCGCTCCTCCGGCTGTCTACCTTTCTCAGCTTTCATTTGCAAATAGCAGCGAGGTGATCCTAGCAGCTCAGAACTGCCATCAGGAGACATCAGGTGCCTTTACTGGCGAATGGTCGGCAGGCATGCTGGCCTCCATACGTGTCGATCATTGCATCATTGGACATTCCGAGCGAAGAAGTCTATTCGGTGAGACCGATGATGTTGTAGCTCAAAAAGTAAAAGCCTGTCTAGATGCAGGTGTCCAGCCGATCATCTGCTGCGGGGAATCACTAGAAGAGAGGGAGTCGGGCAAGCATTTCGACCGTATCACCACGCAGATCGATGCGGTATTGAAGCAGATGGATGAGAAGGCGATCTCGACCTCGATCATCGCCTACGAGCCGGTGTGGGCCATCGGAACAGGACGTACGGCCTCTGCCGAGCAGGCACAGGAAATGCATGGATTCATCCGTAAATTGATCGGACTTCAATTCGATGAGCAACGAGCCCAACAGGTGCGGATCCTCTATGGTGGAAGCGTCAAACCGGCCAATGCCAAGGAATTGTTCTCGATGCCCGATGTAGATGGAGGACTCGTGGGAGGAGCATCATTGCAATTCGATTCCTTCAGGGATATTCTCACAGCAGCCTCGTGAATCATGTCGAACTCGATATCGAGGTCGAACCACTGATCCCATTCCGGGAGATCGTTGTGGCCTTATTGGCCGATCAAGGCTTTGAGAGTTTTGTCGAGTATGAGAAAGGAGTGAAGGCCTATACGCCCACCCAGGATTTTGATGAAAGTGCCATCCGTTCCCTCTTG encodes the following:
- a CDS encoding triose-phosphate isomerase, whose amino-acid sequence is MRKKLVAGNWKMNLDFDEARQLFHQLSKLDYDSKVVDMLIAPPAVYLSQLSFANSSEVILAAQNCHQETSGAFTGEWSAGMLASIRVDHCIIGHSERRSLFGETDDVVAQKVKACLDAGVQPIICCGESLEERESGKHFDRITTQIDAVLKQMDEKAISTSIIAYEPVWAIGTGRTASAEQAQEMHGFIRKLIGLQFDEQRAQQVRILYGGSVKPANAKELFSMPDVDGGLVGGASLQFDSFRDILTAAS